A section of the Prevotella melaninogenica genome encodes:
- a CDS encoding DedA family protein: protein MSFITSMLGHLNYGTIFFLMLLESTVIPVPSELVVAPAAYHAAAGNLDIWLVILFSTLGADVGASINYLAGWYLGRPIIYKFANSKWGHLCLLNQEKVEKSEKYFDDHGMVATITGRLLPGIRHLISIPAGLAKMNYWKFLLYTTIGAASWHSILAFLGHYMHSFVPEDQLEEKILEYGEYIKFGLIILVILACLYFLIKWYIKRKKNDNNQSQQV from the coding sequence ATGAGTTTTATCACATCCATGCTCGGACATCTCAACTATGGCACCATCTTCTTTTTGATGCTTCTTGAAAGTACAGTTATCCCTGTACCATCAGAATTAGTTGTTGCCCCTGCTGCTTATCATGCTGCTGCTGGCAACCTTGATATATGGCTGGTAATTCTTTTCTCCACTTTAGGAGCAGACGTTGGTGCATCTATTAACTATCTTGCGGGATGGTATCTGGGACGCCCAATCATCTATAAATTTGCTAATAGTAAATGGGGACACCTATGCTTGTTGAATCAAGAAAAGGTTGAAAAGAGTGAGAAATACTTTGATGACCATGGTATGGTGGCTACTATCACAGGCCGTCTCTTACCAGGTATACGCCATCTCATCTCTATTCCAGCAGGATTGGCAAAGATGAATTATTGGAAGTTCTTACTTTATACAACGATAGGTGCTGCTTCTTGGCATAGTATCCTTGCCTTCTTAGGACATTATATGCACTCTTTTGTACCAGAAGATCAACTCGAAGAGAAGATTTTAGAGTATGGAGAGTATATCAAGTTCGGCTTGATTATTTTGGTTATTCTCGCATGCCTTTATTTCCTTATTAAATGGTATATCAAGAGAAAGAAGAACGATAATAATCAATCACAGCAGGTGTAA
- a CDS encoding esterase-like activity of phytase family protein gives MIMIPKLKLIIFFVLCFPFTLFAQIPQLVRINPQHYFQRTVPKGNYSGLTWLGANCYAVVSDKTAQSGFFLFRIEIDSVSGDIKEVVNDGFQSSGEANKDEEGIAFFPKDSTLLISREADSRILEYDMNGKLTGRELAIPSIFSIATPAYSFEALTYNAHTHRFWTTSESTLKPDGQQANATNQVKNRLRFQSFDDSFAPQEQYAYLMDVAENNPSASNYAMGVPAMTALDDGKLLVLEREFLVTSSKIGSFVENKIYCVNPAQSISISQEKELDTDSPYMQKTLIAAWKTSLGLLRQNLANYEGMCLGPRLADGSQVIVLCADSQDQYGGVLRDWFRTIIIR, from the coding sequence ATGATTATGATACCAAAGCTTAAGTTGATTATATTCTTTGTTTTATGTTTTCCATTTACACTCTTTGCGCAGATTCCACAACTTGTGCGAATTAATCCGCAGCACTATTTTCAACGAACAGTTCCAAAGGGGAATTATAGTGGATTGACATGGTTGGGAGCTAATTGCTATGCTGTGGTTTCAGATAAGACTGCACAAAGTGGTTTCTTTCTCTTTCGTATAGAGATAGATTCTGTTAGTGGAGATATTAAAGAGGTCGTGAATGATGGCTTTCAGTCGTCGGGGGAGGCGAATAAAGATGAAGAGGGAATAGCTTTTTTTCCTAAGGACAGTACGTTGTTAATATCTCGTGAGGCAGATAGTAGAATCTTGGAATATGACATGAATGGTAAACTGACAGGTAGAGAGTTAGCTATACCTTCTATTTTCAGCATAGCTACACCAGCATATAGCTTTGAAGCATTAACTTACAATGCTCATACTCATCGTTTTTGGACAACTTCTGAAAGTACATTGAAGCCAGATGGGCAACAAGCTAATGCAACGAATCAAGTGAAGAATCGGCTTCGTTTTCAGAGTTTTGATGACTCTTTTGCTCCACAGGAACAATATGCCTATTTAATGGATGTGGCGGAGAATAATCCTTCTGCTTCTAATTATGCAATGGGTGTACCAGCAATGACAGCCTTAGATGATGGAAAGTTGCTTGTTTTAGAGCGTGAATTCTTAGTGACTTCAAGTAAGATAGGATCGTTTGTAGAGAATAAGATTTATTGTGTAAACCCTGCTCAGTCTATATCTATCAGTCAAGAAAAAGAGCTTGATACTGATAGCCCGTATATGCAGAAAACATTGATTGCAGCGTGGAAAACCTCATTGGGATTGCTCCGTCAGAATCTTGCTAATTATGAAGGTATGTGTCTTGGCCCCCGCCTTGCAGACGGAAGCCAAGTTATAGTACTTTGTGCTGACAGCCAAGATCAATATGGTGGTGTTCTTCGCGATTGGTTTCGTACGATTATTATTCGATGA
- a CDS encoding sigma-70 family RNA polymerase sigma factor, which yields MTSNEKYIEDIANEQLLSDKEEQELAEKIKVGDARALEKLTKANLKFVVSLAHQYRNCGLGEDDLISEGNIGMMYAAQKFDGSRGVRFVVFAAPYIRNAMEEAIKEQATLYKLPKNETSRFEQKRSRAISIDQPVPVGSSNNFTLQHILENENAKHADEHLNQEILSNEIQKGLDILDDREKHVITYIYGLAGAHYTMAEIAEDMGLKRERVRQIRDKALRKLHKKMK from the coding sequence ATGACTTCAAACGAAAAATACATTGAAGATATAGCTAATGAGCAGCTTCTTTCAGATAAAGAAGAGCAGGAATTAGCTGAAAAAATAAAGGTTGGCGACGCAAGAGCCTTGGAGAAACTGACCAAGGCTAACTTGAAGTTTGTTGTTTCCTTGGCACATCAATATCGTAATTGTGGATTGGGAGAAGACGACCTTATCAGCGAGGGAAATATTGGGATGATGTATGCTGCACAGAAGTTTGACGGTTCAAGAGGTGTGCGCTTTGTTGTCTTTGCAGCTCCATATATCCGTAATGCCATGGAGGAGGCTATCAAGGAGCAGGCTACACTCTATAAACTCCCTAAAAACGAGACAAGTAGATTTGAACAGAAACGTTCACGTGCCATCTCTATTGACCAGCCAGTACCTGTAGGTAGTAGTAATAATTTCACACTACAACATATCCTTGAGAATGAGAATGCAAAGCATGCAGATGAACATCTTAACCAAGAAATCCTCAGTAATGAGATTCAAAAAGGCTTAGATATACTTGATGATCGTGAGAAACATGTTATCACCTATATCTATGGCTTAGCTGGGGCACACTATACTATGGCTGAGATTGCAGAGGATATGGGACTAAAGCGTGAGCGTGTAAGACAGATTCGTGACAAGGCTTTGCGCAAACTTCATAAGAAGATGAAATAA
- a CDS encoding winged helix-turn-helix domain-containing protein translates to MTEKKEVKSAPKAAKKAPAKKAPAKKVVVAINAENVGFKAGDVYNALAAEAKALTVAEIAKAANISTEEVYLGIGWLFKEGKVKGEDGKVALA, encoded by the coding sequence ATGACAGAAAAGAAAGAAGTTAAGTCTGCTCCTAAAGCAGCAAAGAAGGCTCCTGCAAAGAAAGCTCCTGCAAAGAAGGTAGTTGTAGCTATTAACGCAGAGAATGTCGGTTTTAAGGCTGGCGATGTTTACAATGCTCTTGCTGCTGAGGCTAAGGCCTTGACAGTTGCTGAGATTGCTAAGGCTGCTAATATTAGCACTGAGGAGGTTTATCTCGGTATTGGCTGGCTCTTTAAGGAGGGTAAAGTTAAAGGTGAAGACGGCAAAGTTGCTCTTGCTTAA
- a CDS encoding mannose-1-phosphate guanylyltransferase: MAQTDNHLVIMAGGVGGRFWPMSTADCPKQFIDVLGVGRSLIQLTYDRFAGVVPSDNVWVVTNQKYVSLVHEQLPEIPLNHILSEPCRRNTAPCIAYVSWRIKKENPKANIVVSPSDHIVTNEAEFKRVITNCLKFTAETDAVVTLGMKPTRPETGYGYIQADLSTASARNREIYRVDQFREKPDLSTAEQYIKQNNFFWNAGIFIWSASTIVNAFRIYQPSIARIFERIMDVLDTADEQRVIDEVYPECENISVDYAIMEKAEEIFVCPADFGWSDLGTWGSLLAQTQHDIYGNAVIGNDVHLFDSKNCIVHTTEERKVVIQGLDGYIVAEQDGKLLICRLSEEQRLKQFTGEG, translated from the coding sequence ATGGCGCAAACAGATAATCATCTTGTCATTATGGCAGGTGGCGTAGGCGGTAGATTCTGGCCGATGAGTACTGCAGACTGTCCTAAGCAGTTTATTGATGTTTTAGGAGTAGGTAGATCACTTATCCAGTTGACCTATGATCGCTTTGCAGGTGTTGTTCCTTCTGACAATGTGTGGGTTGTCACGAACCAAAAGTATGTCTCTTTGGTTCATGAACAGCTCCCAGAGATTCCTTTGAATCATATTCTGAGCGAGCCTTGTCGTCGTAATACAGCACCTTGTATTGCATACGTGAGTTGGCGTATCAAGAAAGAGAACCCAAAGGCTAATATTGTGGTGTCGCCAAGTGATCATATTGTAACCAATGAAGCAGAGTTTAAGCGTGTAATCACTAACTGCTTGAAGTTTACCGCAGAGACTGATGCTGTGGTTACTTTGGGTATGAAACCAACACGTCCAGAAACGGGTTATGGCTATATACAAGCTGATCTTTCAACTGCTTCAGCGCGTAATCGTGAGATTTATCGTGTAGATCAGTTCCGTGAGAAGCCTGATTTATCAACAGCTGAGCAATATATTAAGCAGAATAACTTCTTTTGGAATGCAGGAATCTTTATTTGGAGTGCCTCTACTATTGTTAATGCTTTCCGTATCTATCAACCAAGTATAGCAAGAATTTTTGAGCGTATCATGGATGTTTTGGATACTGCAGATGAGCAACGCGTGATTGATGAGGTATATCCTGAATGTGAGAATATCTCTGTTGATTATGCTATTATGGAAAAGGCTGAGGAGATATTTGTTTGTCCTGCAGACTTCGGGTGGAGTGATTTAGGAACTTGGGGCTCGTTGCTTGCTCAGACACAACATGATATTTACGGTAATGCTGTTATTGGTAATGATGTTCATCTGTTTGATAGTAAGAACTGTATTGTACATACAACGGAGGAACGTAAGGTGGTTATCCAAGGACTTGATGGCTATATTGTAGCTGAACAAGATGGCAAATTGCTTATCTGTCGCCTCTCAGAAGAGCAGCGTTTGAAGCAGTTTACGGGTGAAGGATAA